The Gammaproteobacteria bacterium sequence AGAAGCGCCCTCTTCGAGTGGATTGAAGTGTTTTACAATCGAGAACGGCTACATCAAACACTCGGTTACGTGAGTCCGATGCAGTATGAAGAAAACGCTGTTGTCCCCTAACCCTGTGTCCGTGAAATCGGGTATGCCTCATGTTCATTGTATGACTATCGTATTGATTGCTGCAGGATTGTACAGTTCAGATAGTCATACAATGAACTTGACCCCTCTGCTCAGTGCCCGTATAGCCGTATTGAGGTATTGCACCGGTTGAGGCGAGCTTGTTACCCCAGGCGTCAAAGCGGGCTGTGCCGTCGCTGCCGCCGGTGGCGTTGGTCAGTGCGATGACGCTGCCCAGGCCGTCCTGATGGTAGTACTGATTGGCTGTAGCAGTGCTGCGGATGAGCGGGTTATCGGTGCCGGGGCCGTGGGTGTAGCGGGCCAGCGGACTGGTCCAGCCGCTGTATTCGGCCTGGATGTCAGAGCCGTTGTAGAGATAGTTTGTGCTAGTGGCCCCGACGGTCTTTTGGATTCTTCTGCCTTGGTCGTCGCATTGGTAGCTCTGATTGGCCTGGCCGGTCTTACTCACTTGGCTCAGGCGATTGAGGGCGTCGTAGCTGAGGCTGGTGAGGGTGGCCCCTTCGCTCTTGG is a genomic window containing:
- a CDS encoding IS3 family transposase — encoded protein: RSALFEWIEVFYNRERLHQTLGYVSPMQYEENAVVP